One Spinacia oleracea cultivar Varoflay chromosome 4, BTI_SOV_V1, whole genome shotgun sequence DNA segment encodes these proteins:
- the LOC130459514 gene encoding uncharacterized protein gives MSNRGEHSAIRSRLGARGGGREGGRGGGHGADHGAGRGGTTRVTQPSLDTYFDDDETQGEYSEEVVPDSQVNEEAEDSGVVWMAPGELWFDHSSISRDITNVIQKYFKSPWTCYTKVDKDTKDHWFTLFKRTYKWLPEFDHLAVRDYHANAYKRVKYIHYQITRKSNGRKPDWMSEKVHADMMKHVDDDEFKKRSEQAKKNRRGGSLTNNVEPSHFQGSISTTEAAKKMAKESGGVMPTAGDLYLKTHTKEVPGKGKVPCSSKAKQIKENYEKNVAECVEKGIAKDPNQIYFETVGGRKKGKVPGLGSGASLYFAPSRRGGSSSSSYTPSIYSQMSSRLEETQQQLTQKSIELETTKNQMLKAMEDDLLLRQREREEREAERLQHQREMERERQERERERQEREEHAAQMKKAMESYERMFSQCTGFPFSQSQDPRDPPGGGTPLC, from the exons ATGTCCAATCGAGGAGAACATTCAGCCATCCGCAGTCGTTTAGGTGCACGTGGAGGTGGTCGTGAAGGTGGTCGTGGAGGTGGCCATGGAGCTGACCATGGAGCTGGCCGTGGAGGTACTACACGGGTGACCCAACCCTCACTGGATACCTACTTTGATGATGACGAAACTCAAGGTGAATACTCTGAAGAGGTGGTGCCTGATTCACAAGTAAATGAAGAAGCTGAGGATTCTGGAGTCGTTTGGATGGCACCGGGTGAACTTTG GTTTGATCACAGTTCCATTTCGCGGGATATTACTAACGTCATCCAGAAATATTTCAAGAGTCCTTGGACGTGTTATACCAAAGTTGACAAGGATACAAAAGATCATTGGTTCACTCTGTTCAAG AGGACCTATAAATGGTTGCCTGAGTTTGATCACCTTGCTGTGCGTGATTACCATGCAAATGCATATAAACGGGTTAAGTACATCCACTACCAAATAACAAGAAAGAGTAATGGAAGGAAGCCAGATTGGATGTCTGAGAAAGTGCATGCAGATATGATGAAGCACGTGGATGATGATGAATTCAAGAAAAGATCTGAGCAGGCTAAGAAAAATAGAAGAGGGGGTTCATTAACCAACAATGTTGAACCATCACATTTCCAAGGTTCCATTTCCACAACTGAGGCTGCAAAGAAAATG GCAAAGGAAAGTGGAGGTGTGATGCCTACAGCTGGTGACTTATATTTGAAGACACACACGAAGGAAGTACCGGGTAAAGGGAAAGTCCCTTGTAGTAGCAAAGCAAAGCAAATCAAG GAAAACTATGAAAAAAATGTTGCTGAATGTGTTGAAAAAGGCATTGCTAAAGATCCCAACCAAATCTACTTTGAGACAGTAGGTGggagaaagaagggaaaggTCCCCGGGCTGGGTAGTGGAGCCTCTCTATACTTTGCACCATCTAGAAGGGGTGGTAGTTCTTCTAGCTCATACACCCCATCTATTTATTCTCAAATGTCATCTCGATTGGAAGAGACTCAACAACAGTTGACCCAAAAATCCATTGAGcttgaaacaacaaaaaatcagATGTTAAAGGCTATGGAAGACGATCTACTTTTGAggcaaagggagagagaagaaagagaagcAGAGCGACTACAGCACCAAAGGGAGATGGAAAGGGAGagacaagagagagaaagggagagacaaGAAAGAGAAGAACATGCCGCCCAGATGAAAAAGGCAATGGAGTCTTACGAGCGGATGTTCAGTCAGTGTACTGGTTTTCCTTTCTCGCAGTCGCAGGACCCTCGAGATCCACCCGGAGGCGGGACACCTTTGTGTTAG
- the LOC130471953 gene encoding uncharacterized protein, with protein MKRRERSWMYDRLDGRNLKPDFLKGVGEFIEFCKEHPTCNDGDKIRCPCPLCDNRRFHDTETVRVHLYKKGFVRNYYQWICQGESLVESSRVQPNQYRDMVIDALGNNQEHLVNEEGNSVEEEPNDEAKKFIDLLKAAGDPLYEGSKLSVLEMASRIASLKCEFNLQHRCVDGFASLMNDAIPNNNQMGRTFNSTKKVLEGLELPHERIHTCPKGCLLFWKGDAQLDKCRVCGSDRYKKTAKGKLIPAKVLIYFPITPRLQRLYATKNISEDMTWHAKNPRVQNTFAHPSDSQAWKHLDTTFPNFASEPRNVRLGLCTDGFAPHGKFGSQYSCWPVILTPYNLPPSMCMKRPFMFLSLLVPGPKNPKGNLDVYMQPLIEELKQLWEVGAMTYDISSKQNFNLRAALLWTISDFPAYGMLSGWSTTGKKACPYCMDKSKAFWLEHGGKVSWFDCHRQFLPHDHPFRKNKTAFCKNKVENGMGPHIMCGEELWQCVKDLPKASDGPEALKKLKSAKMGWFKQSILWELPYWKDLLLRHNLDVMHIEKNFFDQLINTVMDVKGSTSDTTSARKDMAKYCKRRQLELGNGNQTMPKAPFALDKAQKKVLCEWVRDLKFPDAYASNLSRCVNLQSCKLYGMKIHDCHVFMERLLPVALKELLPLHVWKAITEISQFFRDLCAPTVKASDIDRLDKNIAEILCKLEKIFPPAFFNSMEHLPVHLPHEAKVGGPVQYRWMYPFERFLNHLKRKVGNKARVEGSICNAYLMEEITNFCSHYFQPEVDTKARDLGRNVHSVVENQHDVNIPEMFRVDCGRAPTNGRLRFLQDMEYDRAHLYVLANSGILGEYERKFEEHILQTQPHIVMEDIWSKCEAQFPEWFKSHVLRSLSPNDVTRALAMGPSRQVRTWSRFYANGYNFQTHDYGKHKSTMNYGVCVQSPDEVDYFGILEEVVELSYCGKLQEYKTILFKCSWMDSVKGMNIHEQYKLVEVNHSKRYPKYDPFVLSYQVSQVYFAHYPSLKRDKAQWWAVFKTKARSVIDAPVDLDFLQEDANEVSSALCAPDEIPDYEDQDDDDDDDINDGDADSMSDEDEDDEDEDEDDEDEDDGDDDIDDDDDDGDDDDADDSDGYDD; from the exons ATGAAAAGAAGAGAGCGTAGTTGGATGTATGATAGACTCGACGGGCGCAATCTTAAGCCCGACTTTCTCAAGGGGGTTGGAGAGTTCATTGAGTTTTGCAAAGAGCATCCAACATGCAATGATGGTGACAAAATAAGATGCCCATGCCCCTTGTGTGATAACAGGCGTTTTCATGATACTGAAACAGTTAGAGTACATTTGTACAAGAAGGGGTTTGTTCGTAATTACTATCAATGGATATGTCAAGGGGAAAGCTTAGTAGAGTCCTCGCGTGTTCAGCCAAATCAATATCGGGATATGGTTATTGATGCTCTTGGAAATAATCAAGAGCATTTGGTGAATGAAGAGGGTAATTCAGTTGAAGAAGAACCAAATGATGAAGCTAAGAAGTTTATAGACCTTCTAAAGGCAGCTGGAGATCCATTATATGAAGGGAGCAAACTCTCTGTGTTGGAGATGGCATCAAGAATTGCAAGTTTGAAATGTGAATTCAACTTACAACACAGGTGTGTGGATGGGTTTGCATCTTTGATGAATGATGCGATTCCAAATAACAACCAAATGGGTAGAACTTTCAATAGCACAAAGAAGGTTCTTGAGGGCTTGGAACTTCCTCATGAGAGGATCCACACATGCcctaaaggttgtttgctctttTGGAAAGGCGATGCACAGTTAGATAAATGTAGAGTATGCGGAAGTGATCGGTATAAGAAGACTGCAAAGGGTAAGCTTATTCCAGCAAAAGTTCTAATCTATTTTCCAATCACACCGAGGTTGCAAAGGTTGTATGCTACCAAGAACATTTCGGAGGATATGACTTGGCATGCCAAGAATCCCCGAGTTCAAAACACCTTCGCACATCCTAGTGATAGTCAAGCGTGGAAGCACTTGGATACAACCTTTCCTAATTTCGCATCAGAGCCACGAAATGTCAGGCTTGGTTTGTGCACAGATGGATTTGCCCCCCATGGTAAATTTGGATCCCAATATTCATGTTGGCCGGTTATTCTTACACCATACAACTTGCCTCCATCGATGTGTATGAAAAGACCATTCATGTTCCTTTCTTTGCTCGTTCCCGGTCCTAAAAATCCTAAAGGAAACTTGGATGTGTACATGCAACCACTCATTGAAGAGTTGAAACAGTTATGGGAGGTTGGGGCTATGACTTATGACATCTCAAGCAAGCAGAATTTCAACCTCCGCGCAGCCCTTTTGTGGACTATTAGTGATTTTCCTGCATATGGAATGCTATCTGGATGGTCCACGACCGGAAAGAAGGCTTGCCCTTATTGTATGGATAAAAGCAAGGCATTTTGGCTTGAACATGGAGGTAAAGTTTCATGGTTTGATTGTCATCGACAATTCCTTCCACATGATCACCCTTTTCGAAAGAATAAAACAGCTTTCTGCAAAAACAAAGTTGAAAATGGCATGGGTCCGCATATAATGTGTGGAGAAGAATTGTGGCAATGCGTGAAGGACTTGCCTAAAGCAAGTGATGGTCCTGAAGCTCTTAAGAAGTTGAAGAGTGCCAAAATGGGTTGGTTCAAACAAAGTATTCTATGGGAACTCCCATATTGGAAGGATTTGCTTCTTCGTCACAACTTGGATGTCATGCACATTGAAAAGAACTTTTTTGACCAACTCATAAACACTGTGATGGATGTGAAAGGTAGCACCTCGGACACCACTAGTGCAAGGAAAGATATGGCTAAGTATTGTAAACGTCGGCAGTTAGAGCTTGGAAATGGAAATCAAACCATGCCAAAAGCACCCTTTGCACTTGACAAGGCTCAAAAGAAGGTGTTATGTGAATGGGTTCGAGACTTGAAATTCCCGGATGCTTATGCTTCAAACTTGAGCAGGTGTGTTAATCTTCAATCATGCAAGCTGTATGGAATGAAGATCCACGATTGTCATGTCTTCATGGAGAGGTTACTTCCGGTTGCTTTGAAGGAGTTGCTTCCCTTGCATGTTTGGAAGGCAATTACAGAGATTAGTCAATTCTTCCGAGACTTATGCGCCCCCACTGTCAAAGCGAGTGACATAGATCGCTTGGATAAGAATATAGCTGAGATCTTGTGCAAGCTAGAGAAGATTTTTCCACCTGCATTTTTCAACTCAATGGAACACTTGCCAGTTCATCTTCCACATGAGGCAAAGGTTGGTGGTCCCGTCCAGTACAGGTGGATGTACCCATTTGAAAG GTTTCTTAACCATTTGAAGCGTAAGGTTGGAAATAAGGCACGTGTAGAAGGCTCCATATGCAATGCTTACCTAATGGAGGAGATTACGAACTTTTGTTCCCACTATTTTCAACCTGAGGTTGACACCAAAGCAAGGGATCTAGGAAGAAATGTCCATTCGGTTGTTGAGAACCAACATGACGTTAATATCCCCGAGATGTTCAGGGTGGATTGTGGTCGTGCACCTACTAATGGCCGTTTGCGCTTCTTGCAAGACATGGAGTATGATCGAGCACATCTTTATGTGCTTGCAAACAGTGGCATCTTAGGTGAATATGAAAG GAAATTTGAGGAGCACATTCTCCAAACTCAACCTCACATAGTAATGGAGGATATTTGGAGTAAATGCGAAGCCCAGTTCCCTGAATGGTTTAAATCACAT GTTCTCCGGTCTTTGAGTCCTAATGATGTGACACGGGCGCTTGCGATGGGCCCCTCTAGACAAGTAAGGACATGGAGCCGGTTCTATGCGAATGGatataattttcaaactcatgacTACGGCAAACACAAGTCAACTATGAATTATGGAGTGTGTGTACAAAGTCCTGATGAAGTTGACTACTTTGGCATTTTGGAGGAGGTGGTTGAACTTTCTTATTGTGGTAAGCTTCAAGAGTACAAGACAATCTTGTTTAAGTGCAGCTGGATGGATTCCGTGAAGGGTATGAACATTCATGAACAATACAAACTTGTTGAGGTCAATCATTCTAAGAGATACCCAAAGTATGACCCGTTTGTATTGTCTTACCAAGTTAGTCAAGTATACTTTGCACACTACCCCAGTTTGAAGAGGGATAAAGCCCAATGGTGGGCTGTGTTTAAAACTAAGGCAAGGTCTGTGATTGATGCTCCGGTTGACTTAGACTTTCTACAAGAAGATGCAAATGAGGTTTCTTCAGCTCTTTGTGCTCCAGATGAGATCCCAGATTATGAAGatcaagatgatgatgatgatgacgataTTAATGATGGTGATGCTGATAGTATGAgtgatgaggatgaggatgatgaagatgaggatgaggatgatgaggatgaggatgatggtgatgatgacattgatgatgatgatgacgatggtgatgatgatgatgctgatGATTCTGATGGATACGACgattaa